TCCACTCTGGAAGGTTCATCTTGACCCGGAATCTCTCGCCAAGATAGTTGAGGACCTTCGCCTGGGTGGTGCCACCCTCCTCCATGACCAGACGCAGCATCTCTGACACACAGCTCTTGTAGAAGGAGTTGTCCTCTCGACCCTTGATCAGCTCCTGGTAGATCTGGAAGTCTGTAAAATTCACGAGCGCCTGGGAAACATATACAATGGTCAAGTAGGTGATATCCAAAAGTAGGATCAGCAATATCGTCTACGTCATGTCACCACCATTCGTAAAAACAGGTGCAAGTCACCTTCAGTGCAAAGCCCAACGGCAGGAAGAAAAGCTCTTTCTGGTAGATGAAGTTCAACATTACAGTGCCGTTATCCAGATAATGCAGGTTCATGTTGATAGCAGTGTGCTCCTCCTTCACGCAATGCATTGAGATACCTAAACACAGATGTACACAGAGTTACCCTGGTGGCATCCTTGGTAATAAATCACAACATACACAGAGTAGCTCATCCATGTTGTTTTCTTTTAAGCATTAAATAACTGCCAGATACTTACCATACTGAGTGTATCCCTGGCCTCTGCTCTTCCACTTTGGTCTTGACATGGCTATGGGGTAGTTTCTCCTCGGCATAATGAGCATACGGATAACCTTCTCAATGCCATTCACTATGAAATAGCCCCCCATTTCCTGATAGTATAAAAGGTTACGAGTAACATCAATCATTTCCAACATTATTTGATCAGGGATTGATTAAATGTGATTAGTATGCACTGGTATAAGGTCCAGGCCTACCTCAGCCTCCTCATGGTGCTTGATGAGCTCTTTGGGGGACAGCCCATGTAGGTTACACAGCTTGGACTTCACCATTATGGGCACTTGGCCCAGAGACTGTTTTATAATACCTTTAGGAATCCCATTGACAGACCAGCTGACATCTGCCTGTAAACACAGCACAAACATATGTGTGTGGAGACAAAACCAACTGgcaggtagctctccaggaacagagtTGGAACCCCTGCCTTACATTGACAATTAGAGAACACTTCAAAAACATGGATGCACAGGTCACGCTTACCACCAGTTTCCCCCTGTAGGAACTCCGTCTCCCCCTGCATTCTGCTGGGAACACGTTCAGGTCTCTGCAGATGCTCCCTTTGGCAACCGCTGGCTTGTAGATAGTGGCCTCAATAAATGCAAGACTGATCCTGTCATTTTTATACGTAAACTCCAGTGGAGGAATAGCCTAAGAAAGAGACGTGTCATGTGTTTATGTCAGCTCATATATCTAGCAGAACTGCCAGTTTAATCAACTATTCATTGGCTGCTTTGACAGCACTGCACCCACGtgagagctacagtagctagctagcaccacCAACCTGCACAGCGCGACACAATCCATCCGTGACTGCCTGGTCAAACGACTCGATGTGGGCTTTGGTTAGATCTTGAACGGCAGCATGTTGTTGCGTCTTTGGTTGACCAAAACCTGGCTCTGTCAAATTCTTGAGACTTGGCGCGGTCGGTAAACTACTCCACTTCGTTGTGTAGTCCATGCTCACTCTTGTTTATCACATGGGAGTAGTGACTTAGGAAGTGAACTGACAGGAAGTTAAAAAAGAACACTACTAGGCATTTAAAGGGGCCGCACCTCGTACAAGAGCAGAGGGGATATATAAATTGCCGTCCATGTCAGAACATCTATCAGTAGGATTTCATTTAAATTCATAGATTGTTAGAAGTCTGTTTTCGAATTATGCGTCTATTTCGTAACTTTTGCGTCTATTTTATTACTTTGCTAAAATTATTATGGAAATAAGTCACCTTCTCTGTCTTTAATATGAAAAGAAACATCAGATCAACCACattagatattttttattctacaTGAATAAACAGACAATCAGGTTTTCGTGCAAGAGTTTGATAAAACATTAGGAAAACACAACATAGCATTCCTCTGCCTTTCGGTAGATTCACTAGAGGTTTTTGACCTTTAATGTTTTTAATACTGAAAAGAACACAAATGGGACAAGAAAACAGTGTCTTATTCACAATCAGTTGTTTTCTTTGGTAAATAATTGGATTACAGAATATACCAAGTCACCACTGTCCAGTCAAGCAGTAAATAAACATTGTATGAAGATAAAAGGTACATCATGAAAGACTTGAAAAACAATTAACAGCCACATAGGTTTAACAACAGTCAAATTCACTTCTTTCCAAACAATCAAACAAATAGAAGGTGCATCTTTATGCAAGAGGTCAAATTCTTCTTTAAAACATATTAAAGACTCAAGTCCTGCTAAGGCACCTCTTCCCTTTGATGGCAAGAATTGTAAATTTGATAATAATGCTGAGAATTTCTTTTGGACATACATTCCCAATAATGTGCTGAGTAGAACCATGTTCTTTTTATTGTTTAGCAAAATATCTAGAGACATGTATGTTCCGTACATAATCTACCCAAACATTCAATCACAATTATGCATTTCAAGCAATTGTGTCCCCTGATCATGCATATTAAATAAATGCCGTCAGTCACACTTGCTTGTCCTTCATTCTcaaagtgtaaaaaaaaagaaaagacaatTGGATATGTGCCAACAGTGTCCCTAAAAACATAATGAAGCACAGACTCAAATTGCATTATACTGGGACAGACGAAAAGTTGGTGGAAAAGGGATAAACCTAAATGAAAACAAACTGACAATAAACTGAAAACAAACTCATGGGATTTAAAACTGTTACAATGCCATTAAGGCCACGTACAGACTATGTGGTCAGATGGTACAGTGTTCCACAGTGCAACTTAAACATACAGGACTAACAAGCAAAATTATACACTGTATATAACCAAGCATGCAGGTGAGTAACTGAACAGGCTTTCAATAAattaacacaaaaaaacataattgcTTTGACATACAGGTTTTGGGGTTAGATTTGCAGTATTCTCCATTTATGGTCTCTACCCCAAAAATACAAACTTTTTACAGGCCACTATCATTATTAAAAGCACTTGAACAGTACTGCAAAGCTAATCCATACACGAGAAGTCTGCAGAATTACACCAATCTAAGTTAAAACAAACACATATGCAGTTATTAAATAAGCGTTAAATGGATCTCTTAGAAAGATTCACAAGAAAACAACAAGCTGCCTCTAGGCAGCTCTTTATTAGCAAAGAGCTTTCAGTACACGAGGCCAAAGGGGTAAGCAGTCCTAATTGAAATAGATCAGCACAGTCTACTACTTCATGCTTTCACAACATGCCGTCTCTTCTAATTGGAAAGAAACCTGAGGACTTAACTGGGAACTTCATACGAAAAAGAACAAACACCGACATAAATGAAATGTATATAATTTTATGTAAGATCTAAGTTACATGCCCACTTCGTAAAGAACAAGCAGTAAAACTAAAATCCAATAAACGTACTGCTTAGAAACAATACCTATAGTAGAATACCTACACCTCTCTCTGACACTTCACCCTATGATATAAGGTTTGCCATTTTATAATGTCTGGTATGGTATCATCATCATACAGGGGGAGCGGAATGTTTATTGCAGTGCTAACATTTGTGGGTAAAACCAATAGATTTACATACCATACATACTCCGGACCAGACCACACATTGATATGCACTTGGCTTCCCGAcagcacacataacacacacaataGCAGAGGCAAGCGATCAACATTTTGCATCTTTTAAGGAGATAGAGATGTAAGGCACTACAGTCTCAGAATTGGATACAACtctgagcctctctctccatcagacCCAGGGAGACCCAGTGGCAGCATTACGGGATGGAAAGACTCCTCGTCTCACTCTGGAATCTTCTAACTTATCACTCATCAATCGCCTCAAAATCAGCAAATCTCCATGAACGTGTATTCTGCGTGGCCAAGGGGTTAGGGAGAAGAGAATACGGAAGAACAAATCAAGATGTACCAAAAGCTGTCCAGATTCCCAAGCCCATGGGACCTTTCAAGGAGAGCATGGGAGTTTGCATGGGATAGAGGGTAGAGAATGAGGCTATTTGTAGAAGAGAACGAGGATTTTGTGTGCTTACAGTCGAGTGAAAGGGCCCACATGGAGGGGCCCTCTCAATTTCGGTGAAGAACAAGAGGATGTTGTGATTGttgagaaggaaggggaggacgagtagggggaagaagaggctgaggaggaggaggaggagtcactGTTCAGGGTGAAGACACTGGATATTGCTACATCCACAATACCCTGGCAAAGCTCTGGATAGAGTTTCCTAAAGGAAGAAGCAATAACAGTGTTGTCATGGCTGTTAAGAAGAGCAGCTATATCAAACAAGGTCAAAAGACAGCAATAGAAATCCAAATGATATATTATCCAGCATGCAAAATCGCTTCAAAAGGAAACTTTACACTTCTATTATAATTTAGATTCCCCAGACAGTCAGAGctaaaaaacatttttatataaaatagaaGAGCCATAGAGAACACTGGCAATATTTTCACAATAAATCTAAGGGGTGAACTCTCAGTGGGAAACAAACAAGCATGAACAAACAATGAAGGTCTGAGTAGAGTATGATCCAGGACTCGGGGTTCATTTGAGATCACTGGTGGATTGTTAACATCAAAGCTAGCTTTTCTAACGCTGTGATGAAATTGAAATAATTGTGCCTGCAGGATAGGATAAAGGAAAGAAAGGAGGCCAGAAAGGAGTGGTACTGACTGTGCGCAGGCCGGAGCCCCGTTGATCTCGATCAGCCACACCTTGAAGCTCTCGTCCACCATGAAGTCGAAGCCAAAGAGCTGGAAGCTCTGATAGGACAGGTGCTTGGTGCTGATTGCTGGTTCAATACATGACAGACAGCTCCTGATGTTGGAGACAGGATCGGAGGTACAATACAAGTAAATCACAATCAAGCAGAAGTACAGTTCAAGAATAAAAAAAGGACATGCAAAGGACACAGGACTGAACATTTGATAAGCCCCTCGTAGCCTTGTTCCAGCTGTGGTGTAGATGAAAATGGAAGTAGGCTAGGAGAAAAACATACTTTATGATTTGCTTGATCTGAGGTAAGATGGAAGTCTCCAGGGCAACACTGTGAGTGGAGAGCAGGTACTGCCTGAACTCGTCGAAGAACATTTCGTTTCCTTCCTCGTAGCGGCCGTAGTTATGCGAGTGCTCCTTCTGTATGCAGTGATTGGTCAGGTGGCTGGTCATGTCCTGGAGGTTGGAGCTATTGTAGGGCTCAGAGGAAGTCCGCAGCACACCCTCTCGGTAAAGGTAGATGTTGTACTGATGGTCTACGAGCACCCAGCTCCTAACAACATCAAATGTAATGTATCAGAAACTTTACTATCCTGCAGTATTAGCTTCATAAAAAATAACAAGAATACCTTACCTGATGTCAAACTTGCGATGGCCGGGCTCAAGAAGTAGTGGCCTCTCTAGATATTTCTGAATGACGTGAACCTGACCCTGATTATCAATGTATTCCAGCAGCTGATTTGCATCATGTGATATCAAAATTCCAGCACCTGCAATAACACAAGCAATACAACCATTAACCGTTTTTCATTTAGTCTCAGACAcaatatctccctctcttatgCTTCCCTCAATTGCATTAAAAATGAATCAGACACTTAAACATGAAAGATGTATTAAAGTAGCATTGTAGCTTACCTTTTGCACCAGCAGATGACTTGGCAATCCACACTGTTCCGTCTCCGCTTTCTTTTTTTGAGTGATAGGAGGCCAAGAAGACCTCGCGTTCATCCGTCTTTGGGTTGCTTTTCATGTGGCTAATCCCATTAGTAGCAGGAGCAACAGGAGTGTTGAGGTTGGTTGGATAGATGATGTAGGACTCAGGGAACCAGTTGCATGAGTCTCTCAATTCTGGACTGGTCTTAATTAATCTGTGATGTCGAGAACAAGCACCAATCATCTAACACCAAACTATTGACTATTTTACAGTGACAGCGTGATACTTTTCACAAAAAAACAATCCTTTCACAAAAAAACAAGCCAATTTGATTCTATGAAAATACAGAAAAGCCTACTTGACTAATGATGCCTTGCGGCACAGCTTGTCAGCTCCCCTGTAATAATTCACCAGTTGCATCAGCCCGGGTTCATGGCCTGGGGAGAAGAACAATTAAATTAAGATAAAAGAAGAAAagcaaaaatattaaaatgaaCAGTTTACAGTGCACATGACTTGACAAATATGTAAATGCAATACTGTAGGCTTGACAGAGCAAGGTCTAGGGCTAGGCCTAGATCCAATAAAAGGTCAGTGATCAAGGATGCAGTACGTTTGCTTCCAGAATAGACAATGCGGATGAGTCTGGGATGGGAAGAATGCTTCGAAAATGGGCATGCCTATGCCTAGGAGAAAGTTCCAGCCACTGAAGGTAGTCTAACTTATTTAAAACGTGACATAAGACAAGGCACACTGAATTTTGTCTCTATATCATCATACTGACATAATTCAAAATGAATTATTTTACCAAGACGTCCAAACGGCAGTCTGTTCCTTTCGCCCAACATCAAGTTGAATCTGGGATTGTCCCTTTTCAGCCTCTTCCATTGTCCAGTTGAGACGAGAATCTTGGAAACTTCTGCGTAAACGCTACTGTTGTCATCACGAGCGACAAATGTATACATTGGAGAATTCATTATGAACTATAATGTTCTGTCAGATAAACGACGAAAATAATTTCGATAATCACCCACTTCTAAATAATTGGAAGCAAGCTACGTGGGTCGCTAGCCCTACTATCCAACACTACAGCCTGGCGAGGGTTATCTCCGCAGAAGTCTGTGTGGCATGATGATTCAGTCATATCCAGTTTAGCTGGAAAATACTGAAAACGTGTCGTATAACTGGAAGTCGTGGAACAGCCAAGTGAATGCCAGAAAGCCTAAAGAGTCATTGTAAATACTTAATATTACATGACAGACATTTTCACTCATGAGTCCCAAGATTAGGGTGTGCCTGGTCTTCTGGGTTGTCCCTCGATTTGAGAACCTCtgactccacacagacacagctcagACAGCGAAGACTGTGTGCCACAGTGTCGGGACGGTAACTGCCTAcgcaaaacaaatcaactgcttTCTGATAATCTGCTTTCACAGATAGTCATTTGGTTTGGTAATTAGTACATAATAAATCTACTTAAATGTGACTGTCTTCCATCACAGGCTCACCCCCGTTCCTTTCTTTATTCTCCGCAGCTGTCATCCTCGATCGTCAGGATAAACAGGAACTTCACAGGATTATGGTAACTGTAGTTTTTATTGTCTACCATAGCTCCTCTGGATAACGCTTATAATAAGACTTTCTTTTGTAAAAGTTTCCCTTTGGtatttttcatacatttttattcaATATCAAACGTTCATCACAATGGTCGTAtcgtaaatatatatttaataagATTAACACACATATTTGATACTGCATATCCCATAAAGCCTAGCGTCAGTTTTAGAGGACTGCTATTTTCCTCATTTCATTACTTCGACCGCTAGATGACGTAGTCAAGTCATTTTGGATTTAAAAACGTTTCTGTGCTGTGGTCGTTGCATTTGTATTGTTAAGTTATGTCTTATagtatgaataaataaacaaattgaTGCATACGATAGTTGCAGTTAATCCAGTTATGCTTTGACATGAAAATTGAATTGGGTGTACAATAAGATCCCCAAATTGTTGAGTGCACCTTTAAGATTAAGCTGGCGGCAAATTTAGTAGGCTTAATGACAGCCTGGCTCTTCGTTAGAACGTTTTCCTTCTCCTAAAATATTTCATATATGTTGTAAGTACTTTACGTTGTACGTCATCTAGCTAGACTAACTGTCGAGGCAAAGGCATAACTACAGTACCAAATTGCAGGATCTTGTAGAAGTTGGCACACTGTTGGTATGCtaatctagctagctaggttaGTTACTTCTGTATAGCCTACGGTGTGAAACCAGTTTGCCAGCTAGTTGCTTGTTCAGTTCATGATGAAAACAGCAGTGTCGCAGATTAGTAGCTAGCTGGCTATACTACAGTCTGTTACTGACAAATGTATTCAGAAAGACAGTGTGACTCTTGTTCAAGTTTTCATGGACTGATGAAATGTTGACCACACTTGCAACGTATTCTTACAGGAGTTTATTGTTTGCCTGGATGCTTCTTTGGTTATGCATTGTTAATGTCTCCTGTCCCCACTCCTTATGCAGGTTGGAGTACGCCAGGCATGAGTGGTCCACACCTGGGCGAGTGGCAGAGGAGGTCCTTTGACATTTCATCTGGCACCTGCACACCTGAACAGACGGCAGACTCCTATCGGGCACATATCCTCGCCATTCAATATGCATGGGCGAGTTCCCAGCTCTCTGAGGCAGGCGCGGACAGCCTGCTCAGGACCTACTCCGAGCGCTATGCCGCAGTGCTGGACTCTGACGACCCTCGCACAGGTCTCAACAACTATGCAGAGAGTGCTCTGCACCTGGCTCGCAGTCAGAGGAACCACAGCGACAAATGGGAATCATCCCTTACCAAGGCTAGTGTGCTGGAGCTGCCGTGCGTGCAGAAGATGATTCAATCTGGGACAGACGGTGGAAAGTCCCTTGTGGTGCCAGCAGATGTTAACATATCTGTAGGGCAAGACAGCGGATGCAGCTCCCAGTCTCTACCCTCTACTGAGACTTTGCCCCTATTATTCAAGTCCACAGGATCCCCATTGCCCATGGCTGAGGGCGGCAGCATTTTTAGCCATCCACTGGGTGGTGCTGCAGACAGACCAAGTGGCTTTGACAGAATCTTGAGTAATACCAATGCCTCTGCTTGTCCACCACCACAAGCTCAGTCTCTATTTGGCCAGAACACCCCAGTTTCCGTACAAGCAACCCCAGGCCCCACAGCAGGCTCGCACAGTCACCAGTCTGCCTTCTTCCCCACCTCTAACTCCTCTAAGAGGAAGAACTTCTACAGCTCAGGTGGGGATGGGGGCAGGGActctgggaggggggcatcTGGCGTCCATGCAGCCCCAGACTCACGGAGTGGTACTAACTTTAAAACGGCAAGGGAGAAGTTCATTGTTGACCAGCAGAAAAAACATTCTTTCCAGACCCAGAGAGCTCAGCCGCCAGGGATGGCAGCTGCCATGAAGAAATCCCTGGGAGCCAACAGGCCACGGGGGACCTTCTCCAAGTTTGTGTCCCCTATGCCAAAGCAGGACGAGGATGAGGGTGGACCCAGCAACAACACGGCTCAAGAGAGTCAGGTTACTGATGAGCGTCTTAAAAACTTTGAGCCCAAGATCATTGAGCTTATCATGAGTGAAATCATGGACCACGGACCGCCTGTGGCCTGGGATGACATAGCAGGCCTGGAGTTTGCGAAAGCCACCATTAAGGAGATAGTGGTGTGGCCTATGCTGCGACCTGACATCTTCACTGGGCTCCGTGGCCCCCCCAAAGGCATTCTCCTGTTTGGGCCACCAGGAACAGGTAAAACTCTCATTGGGAAATGTATTGCTTGCCAGTCGGGAGCCACCTTCTTTAGCATTAGTGCTTCATCGCTCACGTCAAAGTGGGTGGGCGAAGGTGAAAAAATGGTAAGAGCACTGTTTACCATTGCCCGCTGTCACCAGCCAGCAGTCATCTTCATCGATGAGATCGACTCCCTGCTGTCTCAGAGGACGGATGGGGAGCATGACTCATCCAGACGTATAAAAACAGAGTTTTTGGTTCAGCTGGATGGAGCAGCTACCTCTGCTGAAGACCGTATCCTGGTGGTGGGGGCCACCAACCGCCCTCAGGAGATTGACGAGGCTGCCCGTAGACGCCTTTCAAAACGCCTGTACAtccccctcccagaggctgCTGCACGACGACAGATAGTGACCAACCTCATGGCTCAAGAGAAGAGccagataggagaggaggagttggagagtGTTGTTACAGGAACAGAGGGCTTCTCTGGGGCAGATATGACCCAGCTGTGCCGAGAGGCAGCATTGGGGCCCATACGGAGCATCCAGTTATGTGACATGGCCACCATCACAGCTGACCAGGTGCGGCCCATCCTGCACAGTGACTTCCAAGAGGCTCTGAGGACGGTGAGGCCCAGTGTCTCACCCAAAGACCTGGAGCTGTACCAGGACTGGAACAAGACTTTTGGATGTGGACGTTAATCAGGGCTGCAACATGGACTGTTGTAAATATTTAGTGGTCCCTTCTACTCCTTACTTATATTTAATTGGACTTATGTCTTGAATATGTATTCCAGAatgtaaaataataattttcatcaataaaatttGTACACAAACCAAAAACTTTATATCGTACTTTTGGAATATCTTTAAATGTGTTAGCATCTACCTTTCTGTGTAGATTTTACATGTTACCAACAGTACATTATGACCAAGGGCATTGTCATGGGAATATTCTATCTGAAGATTTTGTAATATGTTCCTAATAAAGTTACTTAAGAATGCACAGTATGTGGTGTTTATGTGTTGTAAAGCTACGGAAATGTGGCAAAGTTTTAGTTAGGGATGGGTGGGCTATGGAGTAATACAACCTGTTCCCTTTTCACTCCAATCTATCCTCTGCAAAGACAGTAGTTGCAGTCAGTCGTATAGTGTATCAGCATGTTTGTCATGCTTATACAAGTATGTCAACGTCTTCTTGTCATTGGTATTCATGAAATGCTTACTGAAACAGACTCCAACTATTCCAGTTTTTTGCCAGGGTTCTGTTTTTCAGCATGGCAGGGGAAGTTGGGCAACATGGAGTATATCCTTGTTGCCCACAGATTTGCTCTTGCACAGTCTCTTTTCCTGTCACGCAACAACAGGAAAATGATGAAGAGTGCTTTTGAGTATACTCTTGTAGGTTTTTATTGATACAGTAGCTACAAATTTAAGCAGGTTTTGTGTATAACTGTACGGCAGAAACTTTGATCTCTGTCAGCCAAGTCTTGGTCCTTAGATGAATGAGGAGTTTTCAACAGGGAGTTATAATGTAGTTGATCTCCTTTTATGTTGAACGCCTCTGGTCATACACTGCTAGTGGGTTAGAGGCAGACGATTATAGATTGTGCACACATGAAATTAAATTGTCATGTAATTTTTATGAAACAATCTTTGAGAAACTGGAAGACCATGAAAAAAGGgtttcatttatttttcatctttttgtCAAGATGCTAATTAATATTTCAGAGTTCTGTGGTTGGCCACAGTATTGAAACTTTGTTGAAGACGCCAGCAATGCAAGTAGTGCGCATATCCCCCATGGCTGGTGGAAGCTTCTCAGAACAGCAGGACTCCTCCCAGGTGGACCTGGACAGATGCATAGCATTCCTCTGGTACAGGGATTGGATGCAGGTCCAGATTCTTCCACAGTGGAGAATATGTCCACCTAACACATATTTAACACCTCTTCTTCCCAGACAAAGAGTGATAAATGTTAAAAGCCTGAGCTTTACATGAAGCTGTGGTATTACTAATGCACAGAGGCAATTATCCTTAGCCAAGACAATATAAGATGACCGTCAAGCACACAGTAAACAAGCTCTCTTTGCCATGTATGTGTGGGACAAATTATCTTATGTAACTATACGATTTAAGTTGTTGAAATTATTTATTGAGTTTGGTGAAAACTTGACCACCCTGCAAAGATCCCTGACCTAAACGCCAGCAGACACATTTGGGATCAAATCTAACGCCATCTGCAAGCCAAGTCCAATCACCCAACATCAGTGCCCAACCTCCCTAATGCTCTTGAGGTAGAATGGAAGCTAATCCTGCATCCATGTTCCAACGTCTATTGGAAAGCC
This DNA window, taken from Osmerus eperlanus chromosome 6, fOsmEpe2.1, whole genome shotgun sequence, encodes the following:
- the ttl gene encoding tubulin--tyrosine ligase isoform X3 codes for the protein MLGERNRLPFGRLGHEPGLMQLVNYYRGADKLCRKASLVKLIKTSPELRDSCNWFPESYIIYPTNLNTPVAPATNGISHMKSNPKTDEREVFLASYHSKKESGDGTVWIAKSSAGAKGAGILISHDANQLLEYIDNQGQVHVIQKYLERPLLLEPGHRKFDIRSWVLVDHQYNIYLYREGVLRTSSEPYNSSNLQDMTSHLTNHCIQKEHSHNYGRYEEGNEMFFDEFRQYLLSTHSVALETSILPQIKQIIKSCLSCIEPAISTKHLSYQSFQLFGFDFMVDESFKVWLIEINGAPACAQKLYPELCQGIVDVAISSVFTLNSDSSSSSSASSSPYSSSPSFSTITTSSCSSPKLRGPLHVGPFTRL
- the ttl gene encoding tubulin--tyrosine ligase isoform X1; this translates as MNSPMYTFVARDDNSSVYAEVSKILVSTGQWKRLKRDNPRFNLMLGERNRLPFGRLGHEPGLMQLVNYYRGADKLCRKASLVKLIKTSPELRDSCNWFPESYIIYPTNLNTPVAPATNGISHMKSNPKTDEREVFLASYHSKKESGDGTVWIAKSSAGAKGAGILISHDANQLLEYIDNQGQVHVIQKYLERPLLLEPGHRKFDIRSWVLVDHQYNIYLYREGVLRTSSEPYNSSNLQDMTSHLTNHCIQKEHSHNYGRYEEGNEMFFDEFRQYLLSTHSVALETSILPQIKQIIKSCLSCIEPAISTKHLSYQSFQLFGFDFMVDESFKVWLIEINGAPACAQKLYPELCQGIVDVAISSVFTLNSDSSSSSSASSSPYSSSPSFSTITTSSCSSPKLRGPLHVGPFTRL
- the fignl1 gene encoding fidgetin-like protein 1, which encodes MSGPHLGEWQRRSFDISSGTCTPEQTADSYRAHILAIQYAWASSQLSEAGADSLLRTYSERYAAVLDSDDPRTGLNNYAESALHLARSQRNHSDKWESSLTKASVLELPCVQKMIQSGTDGGKSLVVPADVNISVGQDSGCSSQSLPSTETLPLLFKSTGSPLPMAEGGSIFSHPLGGAADRPSGFDRILSNTNASACPPPQAQSLFGQNTPVSVQATPGPTAGSHSHQSAFFPTSNSSKRKNFYSSGGDGGRDSGRGASGVHAAPDSRSGTNFKTAREKFIVDQQKKHSFQTQRAQPPGMAAAMKKSLGANRPRGTFSKFVSPMPKQDEDEGGPSNNTAQESQVTDERLKNFEPKIIELIMSEIMDHGPPVAWDDIAGLEFAKATIKEIVVWPMLRPDIFTGLRGPPKGILLFGPPGTGKTLIGKCIACQSGATFFSISASSLTSKWVGEGEKMVRALFTIARCHQPAVIFIDEIDSLLSQRTDGEHDSSRRIKTEFLVQLDGAATSAEDRILVVGATNRPQEIDEAARRRLSKRLYIPLPEAAARRQIVTNLMAQEKSQIGEEELESVVTGTEGFSGADMTQLCREAALGPIRSIQLCDMATITADQVRPILHSDFQEALRTVRPSVSPKDLELYQDWNKTFGCGR
- the ttl gene encoding tubulin--tyrosine ligase isoform X2 — its product is MTAAENKERNGEVSKILVSTGQWKRLKRDNPRFNLMLGERNRLPFGRLGHEPGLMQLVNYYRGADKLCRKASLVKLIKTSPELRDSCNWFPESYIIYPTNLNTPVAPATNGISHMKSNPKTDEREVFLASYHSKKESGDGTVWIAKSSAGAKGAGILISHDANQLLEYIDNQGQVHVIQKYLERPLLLEPGHRKFDIRSWVLVDHQYNIYLYREGVLRTSSEPYNSSNLQDMTSHLTNHCIQKEHSHNYGRYEEGNEMFFDEFRQYLLSTHSVALETSILPQIKQIIKSCLSCIEPAISTKHLSYQSFQLFGFDFMVDESFKVWLIEINGAPACAQKLYPELCQGIVDVAISSVFTLNSDSSSSSSASSSPYSSSPSFSTITTSSCSSPKLRGPLHVGPFTRL